In Bacteroides cellulosilyticus, the genomic stretch CATGTGTTAGCTGTCGGAGTTCACTCTTACCACTGCAATCAGTGTTAATAATCTTTAGAATGTCTTCTTTTGATAGTGCTCGCTTAATCGTCTTGGTATTGAAACGGCTTAATTTGTATTCTATAAATGGATTTTTCTCTCTACTGACGATTTTAGCCTCAATTGCCTTGTTGAATGTTGCGCGTAACGTTCGAAACTGATAACTTAGAGTAGTATCTTTGTTACCTTTACTTCGTAACCAGTCTTCAAGTTTTTTACAGAATGCCACATCTATATGGCTGAAAGTGTAATCCAGCTTCTTGCCTTTATTGAAGTTCTTTAAAGTGTTATATGAGTTGAGATAGGCATAACTGTTGCCAATTTGCCCCTTTTCTCTCAGTTCATTAATTGTAAGTTGATAGAATTCTTCAACTGTTTTAGCTTTGATTTCATCATTAGTCTCGTTAATTAATGAAGTAGCTGTAAATTCTTCATCGTTAGCTTTCTTCTCTAATACCTTTTGTTGATACTCTAATTTAGCCTTAAGGATAATCTTTAGGATTAGGTCTTTATTAGGACAGTTGGACTTGGGGATATTTTTTTTAAAGTCCCAATGTTTCTCAGAGATTGATATATTCAAACTCTTGTACTTTATCTTTCTGTTCTGAGTGATTCTCAGCATAAGAGGATGCTCTCCATTAGATAAGGTTTTACTCTTGTAGCATATAATAGATATGGTAGTATTCATTGATGATATGGTTTAAACCTCAGTTTAAACATTTTGTTTAAACCCACGTTTAAACCGCATGATAGGCATGAGCATATATAAAAGCAAAAAGCATCGATAACCTTGCGATTATCAATGCTTTATCGGTAGTCGGGATGACAAGATTCGAACTTGCGACCACACGCCCCCCAGACGCGTACTCTACCGGGCTGAGCTACATCCCGAATTGCGGATGCAAAAGTAGTGCTTTATTTTTAAATAGCAAATATTTCCGTTGATTTTTGTTTTACTATTATCTTATTAGATAACGCATCTCTCTTATTCTTAATCTGTTATGGTGGAAAGTTTATTCTACTTTAGAATTAACCGAGGTGATGCTGTAACCTTTCATTTGATTATTACTAATGCGAATCGGTAGTTGAAATTCATTCATAATAGAAAAGAAAGGAATAAAGTTACGAGCTACAGGCTACAAGTAGCTGCGCTATGTTCCGAAAGGCACTTGTAGCTTGTAGCCTGTAGCTCGTAACTGATTTATATCCCTATAAAACTGCACTATCTTTTTGCGATTCTCCCATCAGTGGTTTCTTTTGCTTTTTCGGCATGAAACGGTTGTTCGTCTCATACAAGCTGTATTTTTTTCTCTATTATTCCTTTTCAGGACTAATCATTGAAACTTCTACCTCATTTTTCTGTTTGAACAGATCATCGGCAAACTTCTGAATATCTTTGGTTGTAATGCTGTTTACAATCTGTTCGTAGTCTTTTACAGGATTCATTCCGGTGAACAAATACTCATCGATGCTTCCCATCCAGTAGCCGTTTTCTTTCAGGTCTTCGGTATGCTTCTTCAACATGAACTCTTTTACCTTATTAAGATTGGTTTCAGATGGTCCTTCTTTGGCTATGTGTTCTATTTCCGCAAAGATGATTTTCATTAGTTTTTCCCGTTTAGAGGGTGCTGTGTCGAAAATTACTTGCAGTCCGGCTATCTCTTTAGGATATTTGGAGAGGTTACCACCTACGTATACGCTGTAAGTTCCGCCTTCATCTTCGCGTACTTTCTCTGTATAAACCAAGTCCATGACCTGGCCAGTCATATCCATCAGAATGGTATTTCTTAAATCATACTTGCATGTACCGATAAAGGAAACGAAATTAGAGGCTTTGGCTGTTTCCTGTTCACGGATGAACTCATTTTTGTAAACTCCTTTGCGATATTCTATTTTGTTATCTTTGAATGATTCCTTGCGGTTGATTGAAGGCAATGTTCCGAGATATTCGGCAATAAGCGGTTTCATCTCTTCAATATCTACATTACCAACAAAGATGAAGGTGAAATCGCTGGCATCTTTGAAACGATCCTGATACATTGCCAGTATCTTGTCATAATCCATCTTGTCGACCATATCGGACTTGACGCGTAGAGTACGGGGATGTCCCATTCGCAGAGCATACGTGACGCTGTCTCCGAATGCCGTCATGGGGTTCATTTCCTGGTTCAGCCAGGCTGCTTTGTTACGATTCTTGTAGGATGCGAAAGCATCATCGTCCCGGCGTGGTGCGGTAAATGTCAGATAGGTAAGCTGCATCATCGTCTCAAAGTCTTTTGGAGAGCAGTAACCATTGACGGACTCTGTCTTGTCACCGATGCCGTACCCCACAGAAGCTCTTTTACCTGCCAATACTTTTTCAAGTTCAACGGCGCTGAAGTTGCCCAAACCACCTACGGAGACGGCATCTAAACCATTGATGTTGATAATTTCCGAATCCGGAAACAGCGAACTTCCGCCCGGACTCACACCTTTCATGATAATCTCATCAGCTTTGAAGTCGGTCTTCTTGATGATTACTTTTACTCCGTTAGATAGTGTCAGCATGGTAGTGCCGAATACATCGTCCTTTTGTTCGGAAATGATTTTTCCTCCTTTCGGAGTTTCTCTCATCAGGGGCTCGTCTGATACTTTGTCGACGTATGGAGTCAGCTCCTCGGTTTTTACATCTTGCAGAATTTTCTTGATGGCATCTTCCGTCGGCATTTTTAGATTTTCTTTTTCGGGGCCGAAGATGGCGACCACCTGGTTGGTGTCCGTTACAAGTGTTTGCATCATCATGTTCAAAGGTTCTACGGGGATGCTCGGAGCTATCTGGCTGATGATGCCATATTCGTTTTCAATGCCCGGTATGGGTTCGTTATCAAGGAAGTGACGTACATATTCATTGATGTATTCATCGTTCTTGCGTTTGTCACGTTCGTTGTAGGCGGATTCCAAGTTGCGCAAATACTCGGCGCGGGCACGTTGGTATTCGCTCTCGGTGAAGCCGAACCGGCGGGCACGTTCCATTTCGCGAAGTAAGGTGGCGATACCACTTTCTACTGCATCTTCCTTGCAAACGACGATGCCGGTGAAGGCTTGTTTGGTTTTTGCAACGAAGAAGTCTCCGTCATAGCTTCCTGCGTAAATGTATGGAGGATTAGCTTCCTGAAGCAGTTCGTTTAATCGGGCATTCAGCATATTGCCAATAAGGTTGGTGGCATAGTTCTCCACCAGATATCCGATTTTGTCTTTCTCTGAGTCGGGAGTCGCCTTATGTTTGTTGAAGACGATGGCTTGAATATGAGGCTGTTCCTTATCCCGGGCAATAAGCACGATCGGCTCTTTGTTGTCATTTACCGGATAATACTCGCGTTTGGCAGCGTTGGGTTGTGCGGGGACATCGGCGAATAGTTTCTTGATCTGGACTTCGACGGCATCCACATCAATATCTCCTACCACAACGATACCTTGCAGGTCGGGGCGATACCATTTCTCATAATAATCCCTCAATGTTTGCGGTTTGAAGTTCATCACTACATCCATGGTTCCGATAGGAAAACAAGTGGCATACTTGGTTCCGGCAAACATGGCGGGGAGCAGTTTTTCCTGGAAACGCTGCATGGCGCTCATACGTGTACGCCATTCTTCGTTGATAACGCCACGTTCTTTATCAATTTCTTTCGGATCCAGGGTCAGATCGTTGCTCCAGTCGTGCAGAATCAGCAGACAGGAATCGACAGCACCCGGAGTATTGACAGGAACATTGGAAATGTTGTAAACGGTTTCGTCTACGGAAGTATAAGCATTCAGATTTTCACCGAATTTTACTCCGATACGTTCCAGATATTGTTTCAGGGCATCGCCTGGGAAATGAGTAGTCCCGTTGAAACACATATGTTCGAGGAAGTGGGCGAGGCCGCGCTGGTTTTCCTCTTCCTGTATGGAACCTACTTTTTGGGCGATATAGAAATCGGCACGGTTGGCAGGGAGATTGTTTTTGCGGAGATAGTAAGTCAAACCATTATCCAGTTTGCCGATACGTACATTCGGGTCAATGGGAATAGGAGGTTGCTGCTGCGCGAGAGCTTGTTGGAAGTTACAGCATACAATCAACGCTATAACCAATAAACTGTGGAATAAATGTTTCATATCTATGAAGATTAAAAAATGAATATTGTTCTATTTGTCTGGGAAAAGGGAAATGAATCACAAAGAAAAGACTTTTTTTGTATGGAAGATATTTTGTAATAACCTTTTTTTGTACAAAACGAAATTTATCAGAAAGTATCATACCATGAAGCTAAGTTTAGTTTGTCTTATTCAGCCTTAAATGAGGTACTTAATGCAAAGCGTCCGATAACTACAGAATTTGCTTTACTTTTGGAGGCAGCTTTAGGTATCAATGCAGATTTGCTTGTAAGAATGCAAACGGATTATAATATGCAAGTAGCACGTAGAAATAGTTCTTTGCTTGAGAGACTAAATAATATAAAGAAAATAGCTACTGTCTTTTAAGATAGAGTGCTTACGGGTAGAAGAGCGAGGTGTAAAGCCATATAACTTTCCCCCGCGCTCTTTTATTTTTTACAAGGTATCTGTCGATTCTTCTTTCAATTTATTCAGTAAGCTTTCTACGTTTTGAAAATGGTAATGTAAGATACCTTCCAATTGTTTCAGAAAACCTACATTGCTTGCCAGTTGCGTAATGAATTGTAGATGCAGACCGATTTCCCGGTTGGCTTGCAGAAGCGTTTTATGCGGGAGTGTGCTTTGCAGCATATAGATTCCACTGGCATCTTGTATTTCTGCAATGCCGTTTCCCCATTCGTGTGTGCCTATCAATCGTAGAACATGGATGAATTGTCTTAATTTGCGTTTCAGGCATTGCAAGCTTATATATTCCGAAGGCTCTTCGGCATACGTTATGTTCATAATGCCAATCAGTTGTAGATAGTACGCTTTCATGGCTTCTTCTGACGGGAAGCCCGTGCGTGGGTGCATTGCTGCGTTGGGTAATTCCTGAGCGGTTATCGGCTGAGTGTTGTTTTCCATAAATCGTTAAGTTTTAAAAGGTGAATAATTCGATTCATGGGAGAGGAGAAGAATTTAAAAAAGCAATCCCTGCCTGTCCCATTGTCGAACACTAAACCTATAGCCAGTATTTGGAGGTGCATTAACACTCCCCATGGGGGTACAGGGACCGCCATATAGGAGTGACGGGACGGACATAAAAATGCCCGCCACGGATTCTTGGCAGGTTTCCCTGCTATAGGTTTAAAAATATTCGACATCGCAAAGGTACAATAAAAAATGAAGTAGCCATGTAAAACGGTGAGGAAAATACGTTTATTATCCGGTTTACTTTATTAATAATGCGAATCAGAAGTTGAGATTCATT encodes the following:
- a CDS encoding site-specific integrase; amino-acid sequence: MNTTISIICYKSKTLSNGEHPLMLRITQNRKIKYKSLNISISEKHWDFKKNIPKSNCPNKDLILKIILKAKLEYQQKVLEKKANDEEFTATSLINETNDEIKAKTVEEFYQLTINELREKGQIGNSYAYLNSYNTLKNFNKGKKLDYTFSHIDVAFCKKLEDWLRSKGNKDTTLSYQFRTLRATFNKAIEAKIVSREKNPFIEYKLSRFNTKTIKRALSKEDILKIINTDCSGKSELRQLTHDLFSFSYLCGGISFVDIANLTCKNIVEGRLIYQRQKTHGNINLILSDKALEIIQKYNYYCLQTSFLFPILHNKRHITPMQKNNRIHKICHQVNQELRLFAKELNINAEVTTYVARHSFATILKKSGVNIGIISEALGHQDIKTTQIYLSHFDNEQIDAAMQNLL
- a CDS encoding M16 family metallopeptidase, with amino-acid sequence MKHLFHSLLVIALIVCCNFQQALAQQQPPIPIDPNVRIGKLDNGLTYYLRKNNLPANRADFYIAQKVGSIQEEENQRGLAHFLEHMCFNGTTHFPGDALKQYLERIGVKFGENLNAYTSVDETVYNISNVPVNTPGAVDSCLLILHDWSNDLTLDPKEIDKERGVINEEWRTRMSAMQRFQEKLLPAMFAGTKYATCFPIGTMDVVMNFKPQTLRDYYEKWYRPDLQGIVVVGDIDVDAVEVQIKKLFADVPAQPNAAKREYYPVNDNKEPIVLIARDKEQPHIQAIVFNKHKATPDSEKDKIGYLVENYATNLIGNMLNARLNELLQEANPPYIYAGSYDGDFFVAKTKQAFTGIVVCKEDAVESGIATLLREMERARRFGFTESEYQRARAEYLRNLESAYNERDKRKNDEYINEYVRHFLDNEPIPGIENEYGIISQIAPSIPVEPLNMMMQTLVTDTNQVVAIFGPEKENLKMPTEDAIKKILQDVKTEELTPYVDKVSDEPLMRETPKGGKIISEQKDDVFGTTMLTLSNGVKVIIKKTDFKADEIIMKGVSPGGSSLFPDSEIININGLDAVSVGGLGNFSAVELEKVLAGKRASVGYGIGDKTESVNGYCSPKDFETMMQLTYLTFTAPRRDDDAFASYKNRNKAAWLNQEMNPMTAFGDSVTYALRMGHPRTLRVKSDMVDKMDYDKILAMYQDRFKDASDFTFIFVGNVDIEEMKPLIAEYLGTLPSINRKESFKDNKIEYRKGVYKNEFIREQETAKASNFVSFIGTCKYDLRNTILMDMTGQVMDLVYTEKVREDEGGTYSVYVGGNLSKYPKEIAGLQVIFDTAPSKREKLMKIIFAEIEHIAKEGPSETNLNKVKEFMLKKHTEDLKENGYWMGSIDEYLFTGMNPVKDYEQIVNSITTKDIQKFADDLFKQKNEVEVSMISPEKE